From the genome of Betaproteobacteria bacterium, one region includes:
- the lysS gene encoding lysine--tRNA ligase: protein MSENTAPASMDQESNQIIEERRTKLSALRQQGNAFPNDFQRKHLAGDLQIDHGGKRNEELEPSVIAVAIAGRMMLKRVMGKASFATLQDMSGRIQLYLNNEGTGADEHEAFKHWDLGDILGVEGTLFKTRTGELTIKVSKIRLLTKSLRPLPEKFHGLSDQEQKYRQRYLDLITNEESRKVFTLRSKTVQAIREFLVNRGYLEVETPMMHRIPGGAAARPFITHHNALGMELYLRVAPELYLKRLVVGGFEKVFEINRNFRNEGISTRHNPEFTMLEFYEAYRDYRYLMDFTEEMFRDVATRVLGTTQLTYQGRAMDLAKSFDRLTIVQAIHKYHPEISESDLNDRDWLTNQLKRLAIPHKPADGTGGLQLAYFEETTESLLFEPTFIIDYPAEVSPLARRNDSNPEITDRFELFIVGREIANGFSELNDAEDQAERFQEQVRQKDAGDHEAMHYDADYIRALEHGLPPTAGEGIGIDRLVMLLTDSPSIRDVILFPQLRAE, encoded by the coding sequence ATGAGTGAAAACACTGCGCCGGCCTCTATGGATCAGGAATCCAACCAGATCATCGAAGAACGCCGTACGAAGCTCTCCGCCCTTAGGCAGCAGGGCAATGCGTTCCCAAACGATTTCCAGCGCAAGCACCTCGCGGGCGATCTGCAGATCGACCACGGCGGAAAGAGAAACGAAGAATTAGAACCCTCGGTGATAGCGGTCGCTATCGCCGGCCGCATGATGCTAAAGCGCGTGATGGGCAAGGCTAGTTTCGCCACATTGCAGGATATGTCTGGCCGCATCCAGCTCTACCTCAACAACGAGGGGACAGGTGCCGATGAGCACGAGGCTTTCAAGCACTGGGATCTGGGCGACATTCTGGGCGTGGAAGGCACGCTGTTCAAGACTCGCACCGGCGAGCTGACCATCAAGGTGAGCAAGATTCGGTTGCTCACGAAATCGCTACGCCCGTTGCCGGAAAAATTTCACGGCCTGTCGGACCAGGAGCAAAAATACCGGCAGCGTTATCTCGATCTCATCACCAACGAAGAATCGCGCAAGGTATTCACCCTGCGCTCGAAGACAGTGCAAGCCATCAGAGAATTCCTCGTTAACCGCGGCTATCTGGAAGTGGAAACGCCCATGATGCACCGCATTCCCGGTGGTGCGGCCGCGCGGCCCTTCATCACCCATCACAACGCGCTCGGCATGGAACTCTATCTGCGCGTGGCGCCGGAGCTTTATCTCAAACGCTTGGTGGTGGGCGGTTTCGAGAAGGTATTCGAGATCAACCGCAATTTTCGCAACGAAGGTATTTCCACCCGGCACAATCCTGAATTCACCATGCTGGAATTCTACGAGGCCTACCGGGACTATCGTTACCTCATGGACTTCACCGAGGAGATGTTCCGCGACGTCGCCACGCGCGTGCTCGGGACGACGCAATTGACCTACCAAGGCCGGGCAATGGATCTAGCAAAGTCCTTCGACCGTTTGACCATCGTGCAAGCCATCCACAAGTACCATCCGGAGATTTCCGAATCCGACCTGAACGATCGCGATTGGCTAACCAACCAATTAAAAAGACTGGCCATTCCCCATAAGCCCGCCGATGGAACCGGCGGGCTTCAATTGGCTTACTTCGAGGAAACCACGGAAAGTCTGCTGTTCGAGCCTACCTTCATCATCGACTATCCGGCGGAAGTCTCTCCGCTTGCAAGGCGCAACGACAGCAATCCCGAGATTACCGACCGCTTCGAGCTGTTCATTGTGGGGCGTGAAATCGCCAACGGATTTTCCGAGCTAAACGACGCGGAGGATCAGGCCGAGCGCTTCCAAGAACAGGTGCGCCAGAAGGACGCCGGCGATCACGAAGCCATGCATTACGACGCCGACTATATCCGCGCGCTGGAGCATGGGTTGCCCCCGACGGCCGGCGAAGGCATCGGCATCGACCGCTTGGTGATGCTGCTCACCGATAGTCCCAGCATCCGGGACGTGATTCTTTTCCCCCAACTGCGCGCGGAGTAG